TAAATTCATTGAAAATATCAAAGTTCAAAAAAGAATTAGCCCAGCTTATCACCTTTATAAAATAGCAAACTTGTTTGAATACTATGATGAAGCTGATTGTATTATGGCAATGGAAGAAGCAATTAGTTTAAATATTTATAGCTTCTCCTTTATCAAAGGAACAATTACACATCAAACTAAGCCAAAAAATGAACAGTTAAATCTGTTTAATATCAAATTACCCCAAGCAAATATAAAAAGAGATTTAGGAGATTACAAATTATGAGAACTAAAAATACAACAAACTTACGTAATTCTGGACCAGTTAATTTAGAAAATGGTTCACTAAAAGCAAATATAGAGAGTTATTGCAAACTTTTATCTCTTTCATCAGTAGCAGATAATTATGAAAGTGCAGCACTCGATGCTGCTAAAGCAAAACTATCATATCAAGATTATCTGTATAAACTATTGCAACAACAAATTGTTGATAGAGTTGATAGAAGTGTAAATGCTAGAATTAAAAAAGCAGGATTCAAATATATGGCAACTTTAGATGAGTTTGATTTTAGCTTTCAACCACAAATAGATGAAAAATTAATAAGAGAATTAGCAACTCTAAGCTTTTTAGATAGTGCTACAAATGTACTTTTAGTTGGAGCACCAGGAGTTGGAAAAACTCATCTTTCAATTGCATTAGGACTTGAAGCCACCAAACAAAGAAGAAGAGT
The genomic region above belongs to Arcobacter ellisii and contains:
- the istB gene encoding IS21-like element helper ATPase IstB; the encoded protein is MRTKNTTNLRNSGPVNLENGSLKANIESYCKLLSLSSVADNYESAALDAAKAKLSYQDYLYKLLQQQIVDRVDRSVNARIKKAGFKYMATLDEFDFSFQPQIDEKLIRELATLSFLDSATNVLLVGAPGVGKTHLSIALGLEATKQRRRVKFISAEDLTNELIAANHSNTITDYLESMSRIELLIIDEIGYLDLSREVASLFFRLISKRYEKSSTIITSNKEFQEWGQIFNDDVIATAILDRLLHHSHPFLINGPSYRMKDLLPKSKKKQNLENKNNEI